The Sulfurospirillum halorespirans DSM 13726 genome has a window encoding:
- the pckA gene encoding phosphoenolpyruvate carboxykinase (ATP), with product MSKINEIEKLGLTTMGKIHYNLDYETLLKHEIANNEGRVTSNGTFSVDTGIFTGRSPKDKYFVDQAPSNQYISWGKMNHKVSKEIFEELFDKVKKQLSGKDIYVQDAYSGGSLASRKSIRVVTEIAWQAHFVKNMFIRPIEEELTHFKPDFVLYNACKMVNDDYKKHNLHSDVFVVFNVEENIAIIGGTWYGGEIKKGIFSMMNYWLPLEGKLSMHCSANVGEKGDTALFFGLSGTGKTTLSTDPKRKLIGDDEHGWDDEGVFNFEGGCYAKCINLDPSSEPEIYGAIRQDALLENVVINDNGVVDYADASKTENTRVSYPIYHIDNHEASLQAGHPKKIIFLSADAFGVLPPVSKLTKEQAMYYFLSGYTAKVAGTERGVTEPVATFSACFGEAFLPLHPTVYAKLLGEKIAKHNVDVYLVNTGWSGGSYGIGKRMSIKATRACINAILDGSINECEFETIPVFNIQAPKALAGVPTEVLNPKSTWENKSLYDATRDELAEMFIENFKKYITADSDFSNAGPKL from the coding sequence ATGTCGAAGATTAATGAAATTGAAAAGTTAGGCTTAACCACTATGGGGAAGATTCACTACAACCTTGATTATGAAACGTTGCTGAAACATGAAATTGCCAATAACGAAGGGCGTGTCACCAGCAATGGTACGTTTAGTGTCGATACTGGAATTTTTACAGGTCGAAGCCCGAAAGATAAATATTTTGTAGATCAAGCACCTTCCAATCAGTACATCTCATGGGGCAAAATGAACCATAAGGTCAGTAAAGAGATTTTTGAAGAACTGTTTGACAAAGTCAAAAAACAGCTCTCTGGTAAAGATATTTACGTTCAAGATGCTTACAGTGGTGGAAGTTTAGCGAGTCGTAAAAGCATTCGTGTGGTTACGGAGATTGCATGGCAAGCTCATTTTGTGAAAAACATGTTTATTCGTCCAATCGAAGAGGAACTTACCCATTTTAAACCAGACTTTGTGCTCTACAATGCATGTAAAATGGTCAACGATGACTACAAAAAACACAACCTGCATTCCGATGTTTTTGTCGTCTTCAATGTCGAAGAGAATATCGCGATTATCGGAGGCACATGGTACGGTGGAGAGATTAAAAAAGGTATCTTCTCGATGATGAACTACTGGTTACCATTAGAAGGTAAACTCTCCATGCACTGTTCTGCGAATGTAGGCGAAAAAGGCGATACTGCCCTTTTCTTTGGTCTTTCAGGTACTGGTAAAACAACGCTTTCAACCGATCCTAAACGTAAGTTAATTGGCGATGATGAGCATGGTTGGGATGATGAGGGTGTCTTTAACTTTGAAGGCGGCTGTTACGCAAAATGTATCAACCTTGATCCAAGCAGTGAGCCTGAAATTTACGGCGCGATTCGTCAAGATGCCCTTTTAGAAAATGTTGTCATCAATGACAACGGTGTCGTGGATTATGCCGATGCTTCTAAAACAGAAAATACCCGCGTTTCGTACCCCATTTACCATATTGACAATCATGAAGCAAGCCTCCAAGCAGGTCACCCTAAAAAAATTATCTTCTTAAGCGCTGATGCTTTTGGCGTTTTGCCTCCTGTTTCCAAACTCACCAAAGAGCAAGCGATGTACTACTTTCTGAGTGGTTATACCGCCAAAGTCGCCGGAACAGAGCGTGGTGTAACTGAGCCCGTTGCGACCTTTAGCGCATGTTTTGGTGAGGCGTTTTTACCCCTGCACCCAACCGTGTATGCGAAGCTTTTAGGCGAAAAGATTGCCAAGCACAATGTGGATGTCTACTTGGTCAACACAGGCTGGAGTGGCGGAAGCTATGGTATCGGTAAGCGTATGAGCATTAAAGCAACCCGTGCGTGTATTAACGCCATTCTTGATGGCAGTATCAACGAGTGTGAGTTTGAAACGATTCCGGTCTTTAATATTCAAGCCCCTAAAGCGCTTGCAGGCGTTCCAACCGAAGTGCTCAATCCTAAAAGTACGTGGGAAAATAAAAGCCTTTACGATGCAACCAGAGATGAGCTTGCAGAGATGTTTATTGAGAATTTCAAAAAATACATTACAGCCGATTCTGATTTTTCTAACGCGGGTCCAAAACTCTAA
- a CDS encoding histidine triad nucleotide-binding protein — protein MTIFSKIVSGEIPCNKVLENEDFLAFHDINPKAPVHILIIPKVEYTCFQEVDPKIMVGLTEFTQKVAKLLGLDERGYRLITNNGSDGGQEVLHLHFHLLGGAKLSWSHLSDSDTHNFL, from the coding sequence ATGACAATCTTTAGTAAAATTGTGAGTGGCGAAATTCCATGCAATAAAGTACTTGAAAATGAGGACTTTTTAGCGTTTCATGATATTAACCCCAAAGCACCGGTGCATATCCTGATTATCCCAAAAGTTGAGTACACCTGTTTTCAAGAAGTTGATCCAAAAATCATGGTTGGGCTCACAGAATTTACCCAAAAAGTGGCAAAACTTTTAGGATTGGATGAGCGTGGGTATCGTTTGATTACCAATAACGGCAGTGATGGTGGGCAAGAGGTGTTGCATCTGCATTTTCACCTCTTAGGTGGGGCAAAACTTTCATGGAGTCACTTAAGCGACAGCGACACCCACAATTTTCTATAA
- a CDS encoding sodium ion-translocating decarboxylase subunit beta, producing MKKKIMGVLLLLGFVMMMPSLLNAENVAKENLNQDYKSKSVSELFVSLYESTGINAMINPQEGMVMHGITISTFNQGAGRVVMIAICFLLFYLAIAKGFEPLLLIPIAFGGFLANIPVADIAGPEGFLGILFTMGISSGLFPLMIFMGVGAMTDFGPLLANPKTALLGGAAQLGIFGTIVGAAILTEYTGFINFSLKDACAIGIIGGADGPTSIFVATRLAPDLLGAIAVAAYSYMALVPIIQPPIMRALTTKEERLIKMEQLREVSKMEKIIFPITVMILCILMLPDATPLIGALAFGNLARESGVVKRLSDTMENALINIVTIFLGLSVGSKLAAEKFLVPETLGILFLGLVAFSMGTAGGVLMAKVMNKFSKHKVNPLIGSAGVSAVPMAARVSNKEGMKEDPSNMLLMHAMGPNVAGVIGSAVAAGVLLSIFK from the coding sequence ATGAAAAAAAAGATTATGGGGGTGCTGTTGCTACTAGGATTCGTAATGATGATGCCATCATTACTGAATGCAGAGAATGTAGCCAAAGAGAATTTAAATCAAGATTATAAATCGAAAAGTGTATCAGAGCTTTTCGTCTCATTATACGAATCTACGGGTATTAATGCCATGATTAATCCTCAAGAAGGAATGGTAATGCACGGCATTACGATCTCTACGTTTAATCAAGGTGCGGGTAGGGTTGTGATGATCGCCATCTGTTTTTTACTTTTCTACCTTGCTATCGCCAAAGGGTTTGAGCCATTACTGCTCATTCCCATTGCTTTTGGTGGATTTTTAGCCAATATTCCTGTGGCAGACATCGCTGGTCCTGAGGGATTTTTGGGAATTTTATTTACGATGGGTATTAGCTCAGGGCTTTTCCCTTTGATGATTTTTATGGGTGTGGGTGCTATGACGGACTTTGGACCTCTTTTGGCAAACCCAAAGACGGCTCTTTTGGGAGGGGCAGCGCAACTTGGTATCTTTGGTACGATCGTAGGTGCGGCTATTTTGACCGAATACACAGGTTTTATCAATTTCTCGCTCAAAGATGCGTGCGCCATTGGTATTATTGGTGGAGCAGATGGGCCTACTTCTATTTTCGTTGCGACTCGTTTGGCACCGGATCTTTTAGGTGCAATTGCAGTAGCAGCGTATTCGTATATGGCGTTGGTACCTATTATCCAACCTCCTATCATGAGAGCGCTTACAACGAAAGAAGAGCGGCTCATTAAGATGGAGCAGTTACGCGAAGTCTCTAAAATGGAAAAAATCATCTTTCCTATTACGGTGATGATTTTGTGTATTTTAATGTTGCCCGATGCAACTCCTTTGATTGGCGCACTTGCTTTTGGAAACTTAGCACGTGAATCGGGTGTGGTCAAACGATTGTCGGATACAATGGAAAATGCCTTAATTAACATTGTAACTATTTTCTTAGGTCTCTCTGTTGGTTCAAAATTAGCTGCTGAAAAGTTTTTGGTTCCGGAAACATTGGGAATTTTGTTTTTGGGCTTGGTGGCATTTTCTATGGGAACAGCGGGTGGTGTTCTTATGGCAAAAGTAATGAATAAGTTTAGCAAACACAAAGTAAACCCACTCATTGGCTCAGCAGGTGTCAGTGCTGTGCCTATGGCAGCAAGGGTTTCTAATAAAGAAGGCATGAAGGAAGATCCAAGCAATATGCTTTTAATGCATGCGATGGGTCCAAATGTGGCAGGTGTCATTGGCTCTGCGGTTGCAGCAGGTGTGCTGCTGTCCATTTTTAAATAA
- the pheS gene encoding phenylalanine--tRNA ligase subunit alpha, whose translation MKDIENAIASCTSLVELEKLRVSLFGKKGHFAAQFEKLKKLEGDAKKEFAQNLNINKENFLDLLNQKKSELDAVMIEAQMRKSSVDVTLFNQESSAGALHPVMDTMDKIIEYFVSMNFSIEEGPLVEDDFHNFEALNLPKYHPARDMQDTFYFKDSMLLRTHTSPVQIRTMLKQSAPIRMICPGAVFRRDFDITHTPMFHQVEGLVVDKTGKVSFANLKFILEDFLKYMFGDVKVRFRPSFFPFTEPSAEADISCIFCKGEGCRVCSHTGWLEVLGCGVVDSNVFKAVGYKDVSGYAFGLGVERFAMLLHQIPDLRSLFEGDLRLLEQFR comes from the coding sequence TTGAAAGATATAGAAAATGCGATTGCTTCATGCACTTCGCTTGTTGAATTAGAAAAATTAAGAGTCTCTCTCTTTGGTAAAAAAGGGCATTTTGCAGCGCAATTTGAAAAGCTGAAAAAGCTTGAAGGCGATGCTAAAAAAGAGTTTGCCCAAAATCTCAATATTAACAAAGAGAACTTTTTAGACCTTCTCAATCAAAAAAAGAGTGAACTTGATGCTGTGATGATTGAAGCGCAAATGCGCAAAAGCAGTGTGGATGTCACCCTTTTCAATCAAGAAAGTAGTGCGGGTGCGCTTCATCCAGTGATGGATACGATGGATAAAATTATTGAATATTTTGTGAGTATGAACTTTTCCATCGAAGAAGGTCCTTTGGTTGAAGATGACTTCCATAACTTTGAAGCGTTGAATCTTCCCAAATACCACCCTGCACGCGATATGCAAGACACCTTTTATTTTAAAGATTCGATGTTGCTTCGTACCCACACGTCACCGGTTCAAATCAGGACAATGCTCAAGCAGAGCGCTCCGATTCGTATGATCTGCCCAGGAGCGGTTTTTAGACGTGATTTTGACATTACCCACACCCCGATGTTTCACCAAGTCGAAGGTTTGGTCGTTGATAAGACAGGAAAAGTCTCCTTTGCCAATCTAAAATTTATTCTCGAAGACTTTTTAAAATACATGTTTGGCGATGTTAAAGTGCGTTTCCGTCCAAGTTTCTTCCCGTTTACGGAGCCAAGCGCTGAGGCGGATATTAGCTGTATTTTCTGTAAAGGCGAAGGGTGTCGTGTCTGTTCACACACGGGCTGGCTCGAAGTACTGGGATGCGGCGTAGTGGATTCGAATGTCTTTAAAGCGGTTGGCTACAAAGATGTGAGTGGTTATGCGTTTGGACTCGGCGTTGAGCGCTTTGCGATGCTGTTGCATCAGATTCCCGATTTGCGGTCTTTGTTTGAGGGTGATTTGAGATTATTGGAGCAATTTAGATGA
- the argH gene encoding argininosuccinate lyase — MSKLWSGRFATSGAALLDQFNASLPFDKKLYAEDIKGSIAHATMLAKQGILTEDEADQIAKGLLQIKQEIEEEKFVFDIAHEDIHMSVETRLIDLIGEAGKRLHTARSRNDQVAVDFRLYVQKENLVIVRALEEVIDVLMSIAKEHTNTLLPGMTHLQHAQPINLAFHLLAYVSMFKRDIERLESSYQRNNVLPLGCAALAGTPHNIDREYVAKLLGFDSVSVNCLDTVSDRDFALEILFNISTIMMHISRFAEELILWSSYEFKFITLSDEYSTGSSIMPQKKNPDVPELLRGKTGRVNGNLISLLTVLKGLPLAYNKDMQEDKEGVFDSVETVFMSLNILKEAVRTMTINVGRMKQACEVGHLSATDLADYLVQKCNIPFREAHFITGRAVAHAEGLGIDLSVMSVPELQKVDARIGEDVSEYLSLVHSMNARTSQGGTAVSSTCKQIEIFETWITSRH, encoded by the coding sequence ATGTCAAAACTATGGTCAGGCAGATTTGCCACAAGCGGAGCCGCTTTGCTCGATCAATTTAACGCCTCATTACCATTCGATAAAAAACTTTATGCAGAAGATATTAAAGGCTCCATTGCGCATGCTACGATGCTTGCAAAACAGGGTATTTTAACGGAAGATGAAGCCGATCAAATTGCCAAAGGGCTCTTGCAAATTAAACAAGAGATTGAAGAAGAAAAATTTGTTTTCGATATTGCGCATGAAGATATTCACATGTCTGTGGAGACAAGGTTAATCGATCTCATTGGAGAAGCGGGAAAACGCCTGCATACGGCGCGAAGTCGCAACGATCAAGTTGCAGTTGATTTCAGATTGTACGTACAAAAAGAGAATTTAGTCATTGTGCGTGCTTTAGAAGAGGTGATTGATGTTTTGATGAGCATCGCTAAAGAGCATACCAACACGCTGCTTCCTGGTATGACGCATCTTCAACATGCCCAACCGATTAACTTGGCGTTTCATCTTTTAGCCTATGTTTCGATGTTTAAACGCGACATTGAACGACTTGAAAGCTCTTATCAGCGCAATAATGTTTTACCGCTTGGATGTGCCGCACTTGCGGGTACGCCTCATAACATTGATCGAGAGTATGTGGCAAAGCTCCTTGGGTTTGACAGTGTGAGTGTGAACTGCCTTGACACGGTCAGTGATCGTGACTTCGCTCTGGAGATTCTTTTTAATATTTCGACCATTATGATGCACATTTCACGTTTTGCGGAAGAGCTTATTTTATGGTCAAGTTATGAGTTCAAATTTATCACGTTAAGCGATGAATATTCCACCGGTAGCTCCATCATGCCACAAAAGAAAAACCCTGATGTTCCTGAACTTTTACGCGGTAAAACAGGGCGCGTGAATGGCAATCTCATTTCACTTTTAACCGTACTCAAAGGGCTTCCTTTGGCGTACAATAAAGATATGCAAGAGGACAAAGAGGGTGTGTTTGACAGTGTCGAAACCGTTTTCATGTCACTCAATATTCTCAAAGAAGCGGTTCGTACAATGACCATCAATGTAGGACGAATGAAGCAAGCGTGCGAGGTAGGGCATTTAAGTGCCACCGATTTGGCGGACTACTTGGTTCAAAAATGTAATATCCCTTTCCGTGAAGCTCATTTTATCACAGGGCGCGCCGTGGCGCATGCGGAAGGATTGGGCATTGATCTGAGTGTCATGAGTGTTCCAGAGCTTCAAAAAGTCGATGCACGCATTGGCGAAGATGTAAGTGAATATCTTTCTTTAGTCCATTCTATGAATGCACGAACCTCCCAAGGAGGAACGGCAGTCTCTTCTACATGTAAACAAATTGAAATTTTTGAAACATGGATAACATCGCGTCACTAA
- a CDS encoding biotin/lipoyl-containing protein, which yields MAKKYIDVMDTTFRDGFQSVFGGRVLMDDFLPAVAAARDAGISHFEFGGGARFQSLYFYLNEDAFEMMDRFRAIAGPDANLQTLARGVNTVMLDTGNRDLIDLHAKMFKKHSTTTIRNFDALNDVENLKYSGERIVHHGLKHEIVVTMMDLPPKCVGAHDVAFYEKTLREILDSGIPYHSVCFKDASGTSSPQKVYETIKMAKKLLPEGTHVRLHTHETAGVSVACYLAALEAGADGIDLAASPVSGGTSQPDILTMLHAVKGKNYDLGGLELEKILTYEDVLQDCLKDYFMPPEAVQVSPLIPFSPMPGGALTANTQMLRDNNILHKFPEVIKAMREVVEKGGYGTSVTPVSQFYFQQAFNNVMFGSWTKIAEGYGKMVLGYFGKTPVAPDENVVALASEQLKLEPTKKNALDLADADESKSLANVKQILEKEGLPTTEENLFIAASCKEKGVAFLKGEAKVNVRKIGKAEKGKIVCSASSDYTVIVNGQKYNVKSSDKQDAFVINGQEYFIEIEEGCSDETSGAGVATSASSNGTEIKAGIPGSIFKVLVNVGDKVSKGQPVIVIEAMKMEIEVAAPSDGVVSSVRVKQGDTIVNNQLLVTL from the coding sequence ATGGCTAAAAAATACATCGATGTGATGGATACAACGTTTAGAGATGGTTTTCAATCGGTTTTTGGTGGACGTGTACTGATGGATGATTTTCTCCCTGCAGTCGCTGCAGCAAGAGATGCGGGCATTAGCCATTTTGAATTTGGTGGAGGTGCTCGCTTTCAAAGCCTTTACTTTTATCTCAATGAAGATGCCTTTGAGATGATGGATCGTTTTCGCGCTATCGCAGGCCCTGATGCCAATCTTCAAACCTTAGCGCGCGGTGTCAATACCGTTATGCTCGATACTGGCAATCGCGATTTGATCGACTTGCATGCCAAAATGTTTAAAAAGCACAGCACGACAACGATTCGTAACTTTGATGCACTGAACGATGTTGAAAACCTCAAATACAGCGGTGAACGCATTGTGCATCACGGACTTAAACACGAAATCGTGGTGACAATGATGGACCTTCCTCCTAAATGTGTGGGGGCTCATGATGTTGCTTTTTATGAGAAAACGCTTCGTGAGATTTTGGATTCAGGTATTCCGTATCACAGTGTCTGTTTTAAAGATGCAAGCGGAACGTCCAGCCCTCAAAAAGTGTATGAGACCATAAAAATGGCTAAAAAACTCCTTCCTGAAGGCACGCATGTCAGACTGCATACGCATGAAACCGCAGGTGTGAGTGTGGCGTGTTATCTCGCGGCACTCGAAGCAGGTGCTGATGGCATCGATCTTGCAGCGTCACCTGTGAGTGGCGGAACCTCTCAACCAGACATCTTAACGATGCTTCACGCGGTTAAAGGTAAAAATTACGATCTTGGAGGCCTTGAGCTTGAAAAAATTCTCACTTATGAAGATGTGTTACAAGACTGTTTAAAAGATTACTTTATGCCACCCGAAGCGGTGCAAGTCTCTCCTTTAATTCCTTTCTCCCCAATGCCAGGCGGTGCACTCACTGCCAACACACAAATGCTTCGCGATAACAACATTTTACATAAATTCCCAGAAGTGATTAAAGCAATGCGTGAAGTGGTTGAAAAAGGAGGATACGGTACGAGTGTAACACCTGTATCCCAATTTTATTTCCAACAAGCGTTTAATAACGTGATGTTTGGATCGTGGACAAAAATTGCCGAGGGCTATGGCAAAATGGTTCTTGGCTACTTTGGAAAAACGCCCGTTGCTCCTGATGAAAACGTTGTAGCACTTGCCAGCGAGCAACTGAAATTGGAACCAACGAAGAAAAATGCACTTGATTTGGCGGATGCAGATGAGAGCAAATCGCTTGCTAATGTAAAACAGATATTAGAAAAAGAGGGACTTCCTACAACCGAAGAGAATCTCTTTATTGCCGCTTCATGTAAAGAAAAAGGCGTTGCATTCCTCAAAGGTGAAGCAAAAGTCAATGTGCGTAAAATTGGTAAAGCAGAAAAAGGAAAGATTGTTTGCAGTGCCTCTTCAGATTATACGGTCATTGTCAATGGTCAAAAATACAATGTTAAATCTTCCGATAAACAAGATGCTTTTGTCATTAACGGGCAAGAGTATTTTATCGAAATCGAAGAGGGATGCAGTGATGAAACAAGTGGCGCTGGTGTCGCAACTTCTGCTTCTTCAAACGGTACTGAAATCAAAGCAGGAATCCCTGGTTCGATCTTTAAAGTACTTGTGAATGTCGGCGATAAAGTGAGTAAAGGCCAACCCGTTATTGTGATTGAAGCCATGAAAATGGAAATTGAAGTGGCAGCACCATCTGATGGTGTGGTCAGTAGTGTTAGAGTTAAACAAGGGGATACCATCGTCAATAATCAATTGCTTGTAACGCTATAA
- a CDS encoding FAD-binding and (Fe-S)-binding domain-containing protein, with protein MLLSGKYLDFYNEIITFIPEKRIFTDPLHTIAYGTDASFYRLVPKVVVWANNADEVSQILKITSSLSLPVVFRAAGTSLSGQAITDSILLMTSRDWKKININKEASTITMQPSVLGSDANAYLLPYGKKIGPDPASITSAMIAGIAANNASGMCCGTADNSYKTLEAMKIIFHDGSELDTASPQSIKEFKQYHHALVERISALHAEIKANPALHDKIVRKFKIKNTCGYGLNALVDYEDPIDIIAHLMIGSEGTLGFIKEITFRTVPEYKDKASALMIFKNIKDACDAVIVLKTQCKDNVAAAELMDRAGLASVESKEGMPSFLKTLSPTATALLVESRAENDAQLDTNIAIILEKLSHIEPEMPLHFTKDVYEYTKYWKIRKGLFPAVGAVRESGTTVIIEDVAYPIESLADATLELQELFKKYGYNEAIIFGHALDGNLHFVFTQAFEDPKEIQRYEAFMQDVAEQVATKYHGSLKAEHGTGRNMAPFVELEWGNDAYTLMKEIKNIFDPKGLLNPGVIINSDPKAHLKNFKSMPVTDEYIDKCIECGFCEPVCPSNFLTLTPRQRIVSNRYMSTLKNAGDEEAFEAFQALYQYDGVETCATCSLCSLVCPVGIDTGALTKKIRAHQITPTQHKLAGMIANNYGTILGVGSFVLSAVKGVNAVIPDGVMKAMSAGVTALSGNKLPLWTTSLPGGHTFKDSRKLFGMAEKVVYFSSCLNRTMGNPKPKGEEKELDELIIGILEKAGYEVIFPEQLKPLCCGMPFSSKGYKAEGKQKSMELEAALNKASENGKYPILCDMSSCTKTMMEYFDSGLKVHDPIEFIHDSLLDRLTIKQINDPIVIHSICSTRKMGLTEKFEKIARLCSSKVTVPADVTCCGFAGDRGFNYPELNKSALRHLKSSIPSDTKLAFSTGKPCEIGLSEESGLEYRSLFYLLERAIS; from the coding sequence ATGTTATTAAGCGGAAAGTATCTTGATTTCTATAATGAAATCATCACGTTTATTCCCGAGAAGAGAATTTTTACAGATCCCCTTCATACCATAGCATACGGTACGGATGCTTCGTTTTACAGGTTAGTTCCCAAAGTCGTCGTTTGGGCCAATAATGCGGATGAAGTGAGTCAAATTCTTAAAATCACCTCTTCACTCTCCTTGCCAGTTGTTTTTCGAGCTGCAGGGACAAGCCTCTCTGGGCAAGCGATTACCGATTCCATTTTACTCATGACCTCACGTGATTGGAAAAAGATCAATATCAATAAAGAGGCGAGTACCATTACCATGCAACCTTCGGTGCTTGGTTCGGATGCGAATGCATATTTGCTTCCGTATGGGAAAAAAATCGGTCCCGATCCAGCGAGTATTACCTCTGCGATGATTGCAGGAATTGCAGCGAATAACGCCAGTGGTATGTGCTGTGGTACAGCCGACAATTCCTATAAAACGCTTGAAGCAATGAAGATTATCTTCCATGATGGCTCTGAACTCGATACGGCGTCACCCCAAAGTATCAAAGAGTTTAAACAATACCATCACGCTCTGGTAGAGCGTATTAGCGCGCTCCACGCTGAGATTAAAGCCAATCCTGCCCTTCACGATAAAATTGTCCGCAAATTTAAGATCAAAAATACCTGTGGGTATGGCCTCAATGCGCTCGTGGATTATGAAGATCCGATCGATATTATCGCGCACCTCATGATCGGTAGCGAAGGAACGCTTGGATTTATCAAAGAGATTACCTTTAGAACCGTTCCTGAGTACAAAGATAAAGCCAGTGCGTTGATGATCTTTAAAAACATCAAAGATGCCTGTGACGCGGTAATTGTGCTTAAAACACAGTGTAAAGACAATGTGGCAGCCGCTGAGCTGATGGATCGAGCAGGACTTGCGAGTGTTGAAAGTAAAGAGGGCATGCCAAGTTTCCTTAAAACGCTTAGTCCTACAGCGACCGCTCTTTTAGTTGAAAGTCGCGCTGAAAATGATGCGCAATTGGATACCAATATTGCGATTATTTTGGAAAAACTCTCCCACATTGAGCCTGAAATGCCACTGCATTTTACCAAAGATGTGTATGAGTATACGAAGTATTGGAAAATTCGTAAAGGACTTTTCCCCGCTGTTGGTGCCGTGCGTGAGAGTGGAACGACCGTTATCATCGAAGATGTGGCGTATCCTATCGAGTCTTTGGCGGATGCCACGTTGGAGCTTCAAGAACTTTTCAAAAAATATGGCTACAACGAAGCAATTATTTTTGGGCATGCGTTGGATGGTAACCTTCACTTTGTCTTCACCCAAGCCTTTGAAGATCCTAAAGAGATTCAACGCTACGAAGCGTTTATGCAAGATGTCGCTGAACAAGTGGCGACAAAATACCATGGAAGTCTTAAAGCCGAACACGGAACAGGGCGTAATATGGCGCCGTTTGTGGAACTGGAATGGGGAAATGATGCTTATACACTCATGAAAGAGATTAAGAATATTTTTGACCCTAAAGGGCTTCTCAATCCAGGTGTTATTATCAATAGCGATCCTAAAGCGCATCTTAAAAATTTCAAATCAATGCCCGTCACGGATGAGTATATCGATAAGTGCATCGAGTGTGGTTTTTGTGAACCTGTCTGCCCATCGAATTTTTTAACACTCACCCCACGACAGCGTATTGTCTCCAATCGTTATATGAGTACCCTTAAAAATGCAGGAGATGAAGAAGCGTTTGAAGCGTTTCAAGCTTTGTACCAGTACGATGGTGTTGAAACCTGCGCAACGTGTTCACTCTGTTCACTGGTCTGCCCGGTTGGCATTGACACGGGTGCATTGACGAAGAAGATTCGTGCACACCAAATTACACCGACGCAACACAAATTAGCTGGAATGATTGCCAATAATTATGGAACCATTTTAGGCGTAGGTAGTTTTGTACTGAGTGCTGTCAAAGGTGTTAACGCTGTTATTCCTGATGGTGTGATGAAAGCAATGAGCGCAGGTGTTACCGCGCTCAGTGGCAATAAATTGCCACTATGGACAACCAGTCTTCCAGGAGGTCATACGTTTAAAGACAGTCGAAAACTCTTTGGTATGGCTGAAAAAGTGGTCTATTTTTCATCCTGTTTGAATCGCACAATGGGCAATCCAAAGCCAAAAGGTGAAGAGAAAGAGTTAGATGAACTCATCATTGGTATTTTGGAAAAAGCGGGTTATGAAGTCATTTTTCCAGAACAGCTAAAACCGCTCTGCTGTGGTATGCCTTTCTCCAGTAAGGGTTATAAAGCAGAAGGCAAACAAAAATCAATGGAGTTAGAAGCTGCGCTTAATAAAGCAAGCGAAAATGGGAAATACCCTATCTTGTGTGATATGAGTTCGTGTACGAAAACGATGATGGAGTATTTTGATTCTGGTTTAAAAGTTCATGACCCTATTGAGTTTATTCACGATTCTTTGTTGGATCGCTTGACGATTAAACAGATTAATGATCCTATCGTGATTCATTCCATCTGTAGCACAAGAAAGATGGGCTTAACAGAGAAATTTGAAAAAATTGCACGCTTATGCAGCTCGAAGGTAACCGTTCCTGCGGATGTAACGTGTTGTGGGTTTGCAGGAGATCGTGGGTTTAACTATCCAGAGCTCAATAAATCGGCTTTACGTCATCTAAAATCGTCCATTCCGAGTGATACAAAATTAGCCTTTTCAACAGGAAAGCCATGCGAAATTGGTCTGAGTGAAGAGAGTGGATTAGAGTATCGTTCACTCTTTTATCTCCTTGAGCGCGCTATTTCTTAA
- a CDS encoding OadG family transporter subunit, producing MEVNLIVESLKFLVLGMSTVFMFLVLMVVVLELQAKIILKYFPPKEVSVHNSTQELSQKDNFTVVAAIAASIQSYKKKSKQ from the coding sequence ATGGAAGTGAATCTGATTGTGGAAAGCCTTAAATTCTTGGTTTTAGGGATGTCCACTGTATTTATGTTTTTAGTCTTAATGGTTGTTGTTTTGGAGCTTCAGGCTAAAATTATCCTCAAATATTTTCCTCCTAAAGAGGTAAGTGTTCACAATTCTACACAAGAATTATCACAAAAAGATAACTTCACAGTTGTTGCAGCCATTGCTGCTTCTATTCAGTCATACAAAAAAAAATCAAAACAGTAA